Proteins encoded in a region of the Zea mays cultivar B73 chromosome 4, Zm-B73-REFERENCE-NAM-5.0, whole genome shotgun sequence genome:
- the LOC100282648 gene encoding Bidirectional sugar transporter SWEET15: MAFLNMEQQTWAFTFGILGNIVSLMVFLSPLPTFYRVYRNKSTEGFQSTPYVVTLFSCMLWILYALLKPGAELLVTINGVGCVVETVYLAMYLVYAPKAARVLAAKMLLGLNVAVFGLVALVTMLLSDAGLRVHVLGWICVSVSLSVFAAPLSIMRQVIRTKSVEFMPISLSFFLVLSAVVWFAYGALKKDVFVAFPNVLGFVFGLAQMALYMAYRKPAAALVIIPEQSKEEVAEGKASCGGAEVHPIDIAEVHDLQTVVVDVDVEPVTYAAASGMVDGSVGRPRAPEELVIKPDMVTVIAAEA, encoded by the exons ATGGCTTTCCTCAACATGGAGCAGCAGACCTGGGCCTTCACCTTTGGTATCCTAG GTAACATAGTCTCACTGATGGTGTTTCTTTCACCGCT GCCGACGTTCTACCGCGTGTACCGCAACAAGTCGACGGAGGGGTTCCAGTCGACGCCGTACGTGGTGACGCTCTTCAGCTGCATGCTGTGGATCTTGTACGCCCTGCTCAAGCCCGGCGCCGAGCTGCTGGTCACCATCAACGGCGTGGGCTGCGTCGTCGAGACCGTGTACCTGGCCATGTACCTGGTGTACGCGCCCAAGGCCGCCCGGGTGCTGGCGGCCAAGATGCTGCTGGGGCTCAACGTCGCCGTCTTCGGCCTCGTCGCGCTCGTCACCATGCTTCTCTCCGACGCCGGCCTCCGCGTGCACGTGCTCGGCTGGATCTGCGTCAGCGTCTCGCTCAGCGTCTTCGCCGCGCCGCTCAGCATAATG CGGCAGGTGATCCGGACCAAGAGCGTGGAGTTCATGCCTATCTCGCTCTCCTTCTTCCTGGTGCTCAGCGCGGTGGTCTGGTTCGCGTACGGCGCGCTGAAGAAGGACGTGTTCGTGGCGTTCCCCAACGTGCTGGGCTTCGTCTTCGGCCTCGCGCAGATGGCGCTGTACATGGCGTACAGGAAGCCCGCGGCGGCGCTGGTGATAATACCGGAGCAGTCCAAGGAGGAGGTGGCCGAGGGCAAGGCAAGCTGCGGCGGCGCCGAGGTGCACCCCATCGACATCGCGGAGGTCCACGACCTGCAGACCGTGGTCGTCGACGTAGACGTGGAGCCTGTCACCTACGCCGCTGCGTCCGGTATGGTCGACGGCAGTGTCGGAAGGCCTAGGGCGCCGGAGGAGCTGGTGATCAAGCCCGACATGGTCACCGTCATTGCGGCGGAGGCGTAG